Proteins from a single region of Sediminitomix flava:
- the lptE gene encoding LPS assembly lipoprotein LptE, giving the protein MKRLNHFFKYFTFIGILLLCNACTGFRFTFSGVNLDPNVKTFSVETFDNRAPDGPSNMGIVFSDGFRDYMARNTPLTLVPQGEQGDLQFEGTVTGYRITPISPGASELENADFQRLTITVKVNFVNNYDDQANFDQNFSFYFDFEASQNITSVEAEALDVIFEQIYFDVFNASVATW; this is encoded by the coding sequence ATGAAGAGGCTAAACCACTTTTTTAAATACTTCACCTTTATCGGAATTTTATTGCTGTGCAATGCTTGTACAGGATTCCGATTCACGTTTTCTGGGGTAAACCTAGACCCGAACGTAAAAACATTTTCTGTTGAGACTTTTGACAACAGAGCACCCGATGGACCATCAAACATGGGAATTGTATTTTCAGATGGTTTTAGGGATTATATGGCCAGAAATACGCCACTTACCCTAGTTCCACAAGGCGAGCAAGGAGATCTTCAGTTTGAAGGAACAGTAACAGGTTACAGAATTACACCAATTTCTCCTGGTGCGAGTGAATTGGAAAATGCCGATTTTCAACGTTTGACCATTACAGTAAAAGTAAATTTTGTCAACAATTATGACGATCAGGCAAACTTTGACCAAAACTTCTCGTTCTATTTCGACTTTGAAGCAAGTCAGAATATTACATCGGTTGAAGCAGAGGCCTTAGACGTAATCTTCGAGCAAATTTACTTCGATGTATTCAACGCATCGGTTGCTACTTGGTAA
- the secG gene encoding preprotein translocase subunit SecG, producing MTTFIIAVIIVIAVLLVLVVLAQDSKGGGLTGMGGATQMIGARRTMDGIEKATWVLAALMMVLSVGVNMFIDPTESGNVNVSNTIESVEAPATSLEVPTTGEETPAGESTQDAE from the coding sequence ATGACAACTTTCATCATCGCAGTAATTATTGTAATTGCTGTTTTACTCGTATTGGTCGTGTTGGCTCAAGATTCTAAAGGCGGTGGATTAACCGGTATGGGTGGTGCCACTCAGATGATTGGAGCACGTAGAACTATGGACGGCATTGAAAAAGCAACTTGGGTGCTTGCTGCTCTTATGATGGTTCTTTCTGTAGGCGTAAACATGTTTATCGATCCTACTGAAAGCGGAAACGTAAACGTCTCTAACACTATTGAAAGTGTTGAAGCACCAGCCACTAGCTTGGAAGTTCCAACTACTGGTGAGGAAACTCCAGCAGGGGAATCAACACAAGACGCTGAATAA
- a CDS encoding O-methyltransferase, whose translation MHPMNTLANKALEKYVDDHTSLQDEVLRKLERETYLKVTQAHMVSGHLQGQLLTILARSMNAKRILEIGTFTGYSGICLARGLSEGGKLYTLEVNEELEEMIRKYFEEAKLSDKLDLRFGNALDILPEIDDTLDLVFIDADKGNYDKYFELVIDKVRTGGLIIADNVIWKGKVYDENANDKKTQVIRDFNKKVQDDPRVENVFLPIRDGLLIACKK comes from the coding sequence ATTCATCCTATGAATACACTTGCTAACAAAGCACTCGAAAAGTATGTAGACGATCATACATCGCTTCAAGATGAAGTACTTCGAAAGTTAGAAAGAGAAACCTATCTTAAAGTAACTCAAGCCCATATGGTTTCTGGGCACTTACAAGGGCAACTACTTACAATTTTAGCTAGGAGCATGAATGCAAAACGCATTCTGGAAATTGGTACATTCACGGGCTATTCTGGAATTTGCTTGGCACGAGGATTATCAGAAGGTGGAAAATTGTACACTCTTGAAGTCAATGAAGAATTGGAAGAAATGATTCGTAAATACTTTGAAGAAGCTAAACTCTCTGACAAGCTAGACCTTCGTTTCGGAAATGCCCTAGACATTCTTCCTGAAATTGACGATACCCTTGACCTTGTTTTTATAGATGCAGATAAAGGAAACTACGACAAATACTTTGAACTAGTAATTGATAAAGTCCGCACAGGTGGGCTGATTATTGCAGACAATGTGATTTGGAAAGGAAAAGTTTACGATGAAAATGCAAATGACAAAAAAACACAAGTCATCAGAGACTTCAACAAGAAAGTTCAAGATGATCCTCGTGTTGAAAATGTTTTCCTTCCAATCAGAGATGGCTTACTGATTGCATGTAAAAAGTAA
- a CDS encoding LysM peptidoglycan-binding domain-containing protein, which yields MKSFLSTLTFILWATLTWAQLPTVPVPPVVQFADVTLSLSPGARERISHKVNSLMKSERHFMEYVSRCDRYFPYIEAIFAEENIPDDFKYLALQESALLPYAISSANAVGFWQFKDFTALENGMRVDNVIDQRKNIVSATYGAASYLRKNNNVLDNWLYTLLSYNLGLTGAKRTVREQELLARHITLDKNSHQYIIHFLAHKIAFEHYVGRRENTPTVQLLIYPNVSGKSISSIAKETKINEATIRDHNYWLLKGKVPSDQDYYFILPVEVNDIAKYKQKHKLLDASDIFGTPRSQDYYVSNEVEENTNDGFEYIFEGDAYPDLQSVEVIELGGIQVVRAFANGLPAIIAQKGQKLQDISKAVGVSISKLRKYNELEKFDELQAGQIYYLKRKRRKGLTDFFTVTEDKGLWMVSQRLGIRKKKLVRNNRMLPHELIKKGRVLWLKKRRPSSAPIEYEEIEEETVEGEVITQEPSNDSQKEEDTILRVEEDVEEVDLNATYHTVKTDENLLSISRLYNVTIIDLRAWNKDELGEDGGVAVGQKIRVKAPSNFQKDEPTGNAIFIEEVENEVLADGTIIHIVRDGEDLNSIAAHYEVKSSKIIMWNSLQSRQVKKGDKLIVKPMSSNSIPSASEPKEKVEETIAEEGEKTTAPKQEENNVVEKPKVNAKDFHIVQTGDTFYGIARKYNKKPADLMRLNPNLNPSSLSLGSKVYLTKQGEKVTKPKTEEIAKPNYHIVKRGETLSAISRKYNISAKEIVAINKLKNVDDIKAGQKLLIRSSKEKTEDEIASEAIPDVKLDDDGTYVVAEGANTKWHTIQKGETLYSISRKYKVSTKQLQAWNEMNGASINAGDRIIVFKGKEVQKKSVEEAPKTHTSYHLVSKGETLYSISRKYGVKVSELMKLNNFKSAQDLKSGMRLKIR from the coding sequence ATGAAAAGTTTTTTATCGACCCTTACTTTTATTCTATGGGCAACACTAACATGGGCACAGTTACCAACAGTACCAGTACCTCCTGTTGTTCAATTTGCTGACGTAACTTTAAGTTTAAGCCCTGGAGCACGCGAACGCATCAGCCATAAAGTAAACTCCTTAATGAAAAGCGAGCGTCATTTTATGGAATACGTAAGCCGATGCGATCGTTACTTCCCATATATCGAAGCAATTTTTGCAGAAGAAAACATTCCAGACGATTTCAAATACCTAGCTCTTCAAGAAAGTGCGCTTTTACCTTATGCAATTTCTTCAGCAAATGCGGTAGGTTTTTGGCAATTCAAAGACTTTACAGCTTTAGAGAATGGTATGCGTGTCGATAATGTCATTGATCAACGTAAAAATATCGTCTCTGCAACCTATGGAGCGGCTTCTTACCTAAGAAAAAACAACAATGTGTTAGATAACTGGCTTTATACTTTACTCTCTTATAACCTAGGACTAACTGGAGCTAAAAGAACAGTAAGAGAACAAGAACTACTTGCTAGACATATCACTTTAGATAAAAACTCTCATCAATACATCATTCATTTCTTAGCTCATAAGATTGCATTTGAGCATTATGTTGGCAGAAGAGAAAACACGCCAACAGTACAGCTTCTGATCTACCCTAATGTTTCTGGAAAGTCTATTAGTTCAATAGCCAAAGAGACCAAGATCAACGAAGCAACGATTAGAGATCATAACTATTGGTTGTTAAAGGGAAAAGTACCTTCAGATCAAGATTACTACTTCATTTTACCCGTAGAGGTTAATGATATCGCTAAATACAAACAAAAGCATAAACTACTAGATGCTTCAGATATTTTTGGAACTCCTCGTTCTCAAGATTATTATGTAAGCAATGAGGTGGAAGAAAATACTAACGATGGTTTCGAATATATTTTTGAAGGCGATGCATATCCAGACCTACAATCTGTTGAAGTTATTGAGCTAGGAGGTATACAAGTTGTAAGAGCATTTGCCAATGGTTTACCAGCTATCATTGCTCAAAAAGGACAAAAACTACAAGATATCTCTAAAGCTGTAGGTGTTTCAATTTCTAAACTTCGTAAGTACAACGAATTGGAGAAGTTTGATGAGCTACAAGCAGGACAAATTTATTATTTGAAGCGTAAGCGTCGTAAAGGACTTACAGACTTCTTCACTGTCACAGAAGACAAGGGCTTATGGATGGTCTCTCAACGATTGGGTATTCGTAAAAAGAAATTGGTCAGAAATAACCGTATGCTACCACATGAACTCATCAAGAAAGGTAGAGTTCTTTGGTTGAAAAAACGCCGTCCATCTAGTGCTCCAATTGAGTATGAAGAAATTGAAGAAGAAACGGTTGAGGGAGAAGTTATCACACAAGAACCTTCAAATGACTCCCAAAAAGAAGAAGATACAATTCTTAGAGTTGAAGAAGATGTAGAAGAGGTTGACTTAAATGCAACTTATCACACTGTTAAAACAGATGAAAACCTTCTTTCTATCTCAAGACTTTACAATGTCACGATCATTGACCTCAGAGCTTGGAATAAAGACGAGTTAGGCGAAGATGGCGGTGTTGCTGTTGGGCAAAAAATTAGAGTTAAAGCTCCATCGAATTTTCAAAAAGATGAGCCTACGGGAAATGCTATCTTCATTGAAGAAGTTGAGAATGAAGTATTGGCTGACGGCACAATCATTCATATTGTAAGAGATGGTGAAGATTTGAATTCAATTGCAGCTCATTACGAGGTAAAAAGCTCTAAAATCATCATGTGGAATAGCTTACAAAGCCGACAGGTGAAAAAAGGAGATAAACTCATCGTAAAACCAATGAGTTCAAATAGTATTCCTTCAGCTTCTGAGCCAAAAGAAAAAGTAGAGGAAACAATTGCCGAAGAAGGGGAAAAGACAACAGCACCAAAGCAAGAGGAGAATAATGTAGTAGAAAAGCCAAAAGTCAATGCAAAAGATTTCCATATTGTACAAACAGGAGATACCTTCTATGGTATTGCAAGAAAGTACAATAAGAAGCCTGCAGATTTGATGAGGCTAAATCCTAACTTGAATCCGTCTTCATTGAGCCTTGGCTCTAAGGTTTACCTCACAAAGCAAGGAGAAAAAGTGACTAAGCCTAAAACTGAAGAAATAGCTAAACCAAATTACCACATTGTAAAACGTGGTGAAACTTTAAGTGCTATTTCTAGAAAGTACAATATCTCTGCGAAGGAAATTGTAGCTATCAATAAGCTTAAAAATGTAGATGATATAAAGGCTGGTCAAAAGTTACTGATTCGTTCTTCTAAAGAAAAAACAGAGGATGAAATTGCTTCTGAAGCCATTCCTGATGTAAAGTTAGATGATGATGGTACTTATGTTGTGGCCGAAGGTGCAAATACAAAATGGCATACCATCCAAAAAGGAGAAACACTTTACAGCATTAGTAGAAAATACAAAGTATCTACAAAGCAACTACAAGCATGGAATGAAATGAATGGAGCATCGATCAATGCAGGAGATCGAATTATTGTTTTTAAAGGAAAAGAGGTTCAGAAAAAATCAGTTGAAGAAGCTCCAAAAACACATACTTCATACCATCTAGTATCGAAAGGAGAAACACTTTACAGCATCAGTAGAAAGTATGGTGTGAAAGTTTCTGAGCTTATGAAATTAAATAATTTTAAGAGTGCACAAGACTTGAAATCGGGAATGCGTCTTAAAATTCGATAA
- the pafA gene encoding alkaline phosphatase PafA, translating into MKHIISILLVALVACTPKEQARNEKKPKLVLGIMVDQMRYDYISRFWDKYDDNGGFKRLVNQGYFLKNGHFNYAPTATGPGHASVYTGTTPSNHGIVGNYWFDRATDRSVYCVYDDSVATVGADSKNGKASPHRLQATTLSDELKLFSNKRSKVISISMKDRSAVLPAGFMADGSYWLDDKTGNWITSTFYRDSLPTWVEKINTAENREVDQLFNTPWETLLPIEEYTESHADDTPYESTFNGETTPTFPHDLQKAIAADRMSKVSQKKYGLLKGTPWGNTMVKSLAIQAIENENLGQDKFTDLLAISFSSTDYVGHAYGPASIEVEDTYLRLDQDLAELLNTLDQKVGKGEYVVFLTADHAAAYNSDHLKDEKINAGYYNSKELKGQLNDYLDQKYGKARSENRWVKSLYSGYVYLNREEIQNKRLDLHTVQQVVADYMIEKPTVKDALTAYQLRFNEYQTGYKKLYTNQMNPKNTADVILVHDAGYMEVRDKGTTHGSPFVYDTHVPIIFYGWNVKHGETHEYHTITEVAPTVASWLDMSYPSACFNNPVNVPLR; encoded by the coding sequence ATGAAACATATTATATCAATTTTATTAGTTGCTCTTGTTGCATGCACGCCAAAAGAGCAAGCTAGAAACGAGAAAAAACCTAAACTGGTTTTAGGAATAATGGTTGACCAAATGCGCTATGATTACATTAGCCGATTTTGGGATAAATACGATGACAATGGAGGTTTCAAACGCCTTGTAAACCAAGGTTACTTCTTAAAAAATGGTCACTTCAATTATGCACCAACAGCCACTGGACCTGGTCACGCATCTGTTTATACAGGGACAACACCTTCCAATCATGGGATTGTAGGGAACTATTGGTTTGATAGAGCTACAGATAGAAGTGTGTATTGTGTTTATGATGATTCTGTTGCTACAGTGGGTGCTGATAGTAAAAACGGAAAAGCGTCACCTCATAGACTTCAGGCCACTACCCTATCAGATGAATTGAAGTTATTCTCAAACAAAAGATCTAAAGTAATCAGTATATCAATGAAAGACCGTTCAGCAGTTTTACCTGCAGGTTTTATGGCTGACGGATCTTACTGGTTAGATGACAAAACAGGTAATTGGATTACGAGTACATTCTACAGAGATTCTTTACCGACTTGGGTTGAAAAAATCAATACTGCTGAAAATAGAGAAGTAGACCAACTCTTCAACACACCTTGGGAAACTCTCCTACCTATCGAAGAATATACGGAAAGCCATGCCGATGACACTCCATATGAATCCACATTTAATGGCGAAACAACTCCAACCTTCCCTCATGACCTTCAGAAAGCAATTGCTGCAGATAGAATGTCAAAAGTAAGCCAGAAAAAATATGGACTACTAAAAGGTACTCCTTGGGGAAATACAATGGTGAAAAGTCTAGCCATTCAAGCTATTGAAAATGAAAACCTAGGGCAAGATAAATTTACGGACCTTTTAGCTATCAGTTTTTCATCTACAGATTATGTTGGACATGCCTATGGTCCTGCTTCAATTGAAGTTGAAGATACGTACTTAAGATTAGATCAGGATTTGGCGGAACTTCTGAACACTTTAGATCAAAAAGTTGGAAAAGGAGAGTATGTCGTATTCTTAACTGCAGATCACGCGGCTGCATACAACTCTGATCATTTGAAGGACGAAAAAATCAATGCAGGATACTACAACTCGAAAGAACTTAAAGGGCAATTGAATGACTACCTAGATCAAAAATATGGGAAAGCTCGTTCTGAAAACCGTTGGGTTAAATCTTTATATTCTGGATATGTTTACCTAAACAGAGAAGAAATTCAGAATAAGAGATTAGACCTTCACACTGTTCAACAAGTTGTTGCCGATTACATGATCGAAAAGCCTACAGTAAAAGATGCTTTAACAGCTTATCAGTTAAGATTTAACGAATATCAGACAGGTTACAAAAAGCTGTATACAAATCAGATGAATCCTAAAAATACAGCAGATGTCATCTTAGTTCACGATGCTGGATATATGGAAGTTCGCGACAAAGGAACGACACATGGTTCTCCATTTGTTTATGATACTCATGTTCCGATTATCTTCTACGGTTGGAATGTAAAACATGGTGAAACTCATGAATATCATACAATCACTGAAGTTGCTCCAACTGTGGCTTCATGGTTAGATATGAGTTATCCTAGTGCATGTTTCAACAATCCTGTGAATGTTCCATTGAGATAA
- a CDS encoding class I SAM-dependent methyltransferase produces the protein MDKTYLNINRTLWDHKTPVHLDSEFYDHKSFLEGRSSLNEIELALLPELKGKKVLHLQCHFGQDTLSLARMGAEVTGVDLSPKAIEVAQKTARDLELDAKFVCGDVFEIDQLLDEQYDFVFTSYGVIGWLPELNTWGKVIEKVMKPNAQLLLVEFHPVIWMFDEQFEKVTYGYFDCGAIIEETEGTYTDRDAELKDKSYSWNHSLEDVFQGLSKAGLEITNLREYDYSPYDCFNNTVKSEKGYQIKGVEGKLPMVYALEARKKS, from the coding sequence ATGGATAAAACATATTTAAATATCAATAGAACATTGTGGGATCATAAGACTCCTGTTCATTTAGATTCTGAATTTTATGATCATAAGAGTTTTTTGGAAGGAAGAAGCTCCTTGAATGAAATAGAATTAGCTCTTTTACCTGAGCTTAAAGGAAAGAAAGTATTGCACTTGCAATGCCACTTTGGACAAGACACGCTTTCTTTGGCTAGAATGGGAGCTGAGGTTACAGGAGTAGATTTATCTCCTAAGGCAATAGAAGTGGCGCAGAAGACCGCTAGAGATTTGGAATTAGATGCTAAGTTCGTGTGCGGAGATGTTTTTGAGATTGATCAATTATTGGATGAGCAATACGACTTCGTTTTTACATCTTATGGGGTTATCGGTTGGTTGCCAGAATTAAATACTTGGGGTAAAGTTATTGAGAAGGTGATGAAGCCTAATGCGCAGTTATTATTGGTTGAGTTTCACCCTGTGATATGGATGTTTGATGAGCAGTTTGAAAAGGTAACATACGGATATTTTGACTGTGGAGCTATCATAGAGGAAACAGAGGGTACTTATACAGATAGAGATGCTGAGCTAAAAGATAAATCATATTCTTGGAATCATAGTTTAGAAGATGTTTTCCAAGGTTTAAGCAAGGCAGGATTAGAAATTACGAACCTGAGGGAATATGATTATTCTCCTTATGATTGCTTTAATAATACAGTGAAGTCTGAGAAAGGCTATCAGATTAAGGGCGTAGAAGGAAAACTGCCAATGGTTTATGCATTAGAGGCAAGAAAAAAATCTTAG
- a CDS encoding tetratricopeptide repeat protein, which translates to MLKFIKLVFFTLLLCGAFSVNAQQLKSKKQLRVDNLVSQAQKAIEENRFSDAKELGTDAQFLAEDINYQKGNADALLCIANVFRIKREFAQALDYALRAMQIIEGLNGDNRESLLKVYSEISFLYQEWGLTEKTISFQLKALSIAHSLGDKTRANNFNYLIAISYLKIGEKDKALVFFNKCKDFHLNQKDFNQYVSILYRISNIYSSKNDNKSALEVNLEILKVKEENGEKDTFINLNDIGVHYQKLGDGKKAIEYFKRAVEVNKSLGKPESANISLYKNIGSIYQRRRNPDEAMRYYRKVFDIVKKNNDTKGLASAHHSIGLVLSSQGRTREAEEELLKAINISKSLGDTKQLERTYDVLTKIYERAGRNLKAVEAYKDLLKVTKEILNQELDRQKAQTRRLMSAEKKERELDELKSEQELQSARQERLELELIKKAQAFELLKQKEEINNMSFQLEVEEKRKIEDQLYLAEQELLQRVQEEELSKVMEEKKYQELLNKRQADQIEKAQREKNLLSLMKKTEEERNKILQEQNEAKEKMNIIAAVIIGIIFIFLIVAIVLVRKNITKNKRLKSQNTEITQQKEEIEQQRDQVSKAKTQAERAFNNIQVISEFGQEITSKLDIKQIVSQAYDYVGQITDADVFGVGLFREDRDCLEYITFIDKGVPKKRVVIPMSSRDSMGVLAVKSQEEIVVSNMDVEYKDYLASFPILHTDEVTQSVIYLPFNIEQTLGVVTIQNYNKRAFEQKDVNLLRSFASYISIALSNANAYSQLNAKNQHITDSIRYAETIQKAILPTKEYIESTGYEIFSLFKPKDIVSGDYYWFTHLKGDDIDRTGVSDPFTDSMIFLAVADCTGHGVPGGFMSMIGNTLLNEIVVQKNIYDAGEILNELHIGIQKALQQDNETSTNDDGMDVCLLVLERGGGVVERVTFAGAKRSLYYIGPEDNEVQIQKGDNLAIGGLRRKKKDKRFESKEVHVEKGTVIYLTSDGLVDQNDINREKFGTMRLLELLQNNKSKSMEMQREIIERELLAHQGKAEQRDDISMIGIKL; encoded by the coding sequence AGAAGGTCTTAATGGAGATAATAGAGAAAGCTTATTGAAAGTTTATTCTGAAATATCATTCTTGTACCAAGAGTGGGGATTGACAGAAAAGACGATTTCATTCCAACTGAAAGCACTTTCTATTGCTCACTCGTTAGGAGATAAGACAAGGGCAAACAACTTCAATTATTTGATAGCCATTTCATACCTTAAAATTGGAGAGAAAGATAAAGCCCTAGTATTCTTCAATAAGTGTAAGGACTTTCACTTAAATCAGAAAGATTTTAATCAGTACGTTTCTATTCTTTACAGAATTTCCAATATCTATTCTAGTAAGAATGATAACAAGAGTGCTCTTGAGGTAAACTTGGAAATTTTAAAGGTAAAAGAAGAAAACGGAGAGAAAGATACTTTTATTAACCTCAACGATATTGGTGTTCATTACCAAAAACTTGGTGATGGTAAAAAGGCAATTGAATACTTTAAAAGAGCCGTTGAGGTAAATAAATCTCTAGGAAAACCAGAATCAGCAAATATTTCCCTCTACAAAAATATTGGTTCTATTTATCAGAGACGTCGTAACCCTGACGAAGCGATGCGTTACTACCGAAAGGTCTTTGATATTGTAAAGAAAAATAATGATACAAAAGGTCTAGCGAGTGCTCACCACTCTATTGGTCTTGTATTGTCTTCTCAAGGTCGTACGAGAGAAGCAGAAGAGGAATTATTGAAAGCCATCAATATTTCAAAATCGTTAGGAGATACCAAACAGCTTGAAAGAACTTATGATGTTCTGACAAAAATTTATGAAAGAGCAGGCCGTAACTTGAAAGCCGTTGAAGCTTACAAAGACTTACTGAAGGTTACCAAAGAAATTCTTAACCAAGAGTTAGATAGACAAAAGGCTCAGACAAGACGCTTGATGTCTGCGGAAAAGAAAGAGAGAGAGCTAGATGAATTGAAATCAGAGCAAGAACTTCAAAGTGCTCGTCAAGAACGTCTAGAGTTAGAGCTAATCAAGAAGGCGCAAGCATTTGAGTTGCTGAAGCAGAAAGAAGAAATCAACAATATGTCTTTCCAGCTTGAAGTTGAAGAAAAACGTAAGATTGAAGATCAGCTTTACCTTGCAGAACAAGAACTTTTACAAAGAGTGCAAGAAGAAGAGCTGTCTAAGGTGATGGAAGAGAAGAAGTATCAAGAACTTCTGAACAAACGTCAGGCAGATCAGATTGAAAAAGCACAACGTGAAAAGAATCTTCTTTCTTTGATGAAGAAAACAGAAGAGGAAAGAAATAAAATTTTGCAGGAGCAAAATGAGGCGAAAGAGAAGATGAATATCATTGCTGCCGTTATCATTGGAATTATCTTCATTTTCCTTATCGTAGCGATTGTTTTAGTTAGAAAAAATATCACTAAAAATAAGAGACTGAAAAGTCAGAATACTGAGATTACACAGCAAAAAGAAGAGATTGAGCAACAAAGAGATCAAGTTTCTAAAGCGAAAACACAAGCTGAAAGAGCGTTCAACAACATTCAAGTAATCTCGGAGTTTGGACAAGAAATTACATCTAAGCTAGATATAAAACAGATTGTTTCTCAAGCATACGATTATGTTGGGCAGATCACCGATGCTGATGTGTTTGGTGTAGGTTTGTTCAGAGAAGATCGTGATTGTTTGGAATACATCACTTTTATCGATAAAGGTGTTCCTAAGAAACGAGTGGTGATCCCAATGTCTTCAAGAGATAGTATGGGGGTATTGGCCGTGAAAAGTCAAGAAGAAATTGTAGTCAGCAATATGGATGTTGAATACAAAGATTACCTTGCTTCTTTCCCAATTCTGCATACAGATGAGGTGACTCAGTCGGTGATTTATTTGCCATTTAATATTGAGCAAACACTAGGTGTTGTAACCATTCAGAATTACAATAAGAGAGCGTTTGAACAAAAGGACGTTAACTTACTTCGTTCTTTTGCTTCATATATTTCAATTGCACTTTCAAATGCAAATGCATATAGCCAATTGAATGCGAAAAACCAGCATATTACAGATAGTATCCGTTATGCAGAGACCATTCAAAAGGCAATTCTTCCAACGAAAGAATACATTGAAAGTACAGGTTATGAGATTTTCTCTCTATTTAAACCAAAAGATATCGTATCTGGTGACTACTATTGGTTCACGCACTTGAAAGGTGATGATATTGATAGAACAGGAGTTTCAGATCCGTTTACTGACTCAATGATCTTCTTGGCCGTAGCTGACTGTACTGGTCACGGGGTTCCTGGTGGTTTCATGTCCATGATTGGTAACACACTACTTAATGAGATTGTGGTTCAGAAAAACATCTACGATGCAGGTGAAATTTTGAATGAACTTCATATCGGAATTCAGAAAGCACTTCAACAAGACAATGAAACAAGTACCAATGATGATGGTATGGATGTATGTCTTCTTGTACTTGAAAGAGGTGGTGGAGTTGTTGAGAGAGTAACTTTTGCAGGAGCAAAACGATCACTTTACTACATTGGCCCAGAGGATAATGAAGTTCAAATCCAGAAAGGAGATAACTTGGCTATCGGAGGTCTGAGAAGAAAGAAAAAGGATAAGCGATTTGAGTCTAAAGAAGTACATGTAGAAAAAGGAACTGTCATTTACCTAACTTCAGATGGATTGGTTGACCAAAATGATATCAATAGAGAAAAGTTTGGTACGATGAGGTTGCTTGAATTACTTCAAAATAACAAATCGAAATCTATGGAGATGCAAAGAGAGATTATCGAAAGAGAACTTCTTGCTCACCAAGGTAAAGCAGAACAACGAGATGATATCAGTATGATTGGTATCAAATTGTAA